The following are encoded together in the Hevea brasiliensis isolate MT/VB/25A 57/8 unplaced genomic scaffold, ASM3005281v1 Scaf395, whole genome shotgun sequence genome:
- the LOC110658324 gene encoding structural maintenance of chromosomes protein 2-1 isoform X2: protein MYIKEICLEGFKSYATRTVVQGFDPFFNAITGLNGSGKSNILDSICFVLGITNLQQVRAANLQELVYKQGQAGITKATVSIVFDNSDRSRSPLGYEDHSEITVTRQIVVGGRNKYLINGKLAQPSQVQNLFHSVQLNVNNPHFLIMQGRITKVLNMKPPEILSMLEEAAGTRMYETKKDAALKTLEKKQSKVDEINKLLDQEILPALEKLRKERMQYMQWANGNAELDRLKRFCIAYEYVQAEKIRDFAVGEVEQIKAKIFEIDDDKERTQVEIKEMETKISQLTADKEASMGGEVKALSEKVHALSQDLVREVSVLNNREDTLRSENENAEKIVCSIEDLKQSVKERATAVRKSEEGAADLKKRVEELSKSLEGHEKDYQGVLAGKSSGNEEKCLEDQLAEAKVAVGNTETELKQLKTKISHCEKELKEKRHQLMSKREEEVAAENELNARKKDVENVKLALESLPYIEGEMEVLQKDRASEIDLVQKLKDKIRDLLAQLSNVQFTYCDPVKNFNRSKVKGVVAKLIKVKDSSTMTALEVTAGGKLFNVVVDTENTGKQLLQNGDLRRRVTIIPLNKIQSHTVPQRVQQAAVRLVGKGNAEVALSLVGYDEDLRNAMEYVFGSTFVCKTTDAAKEIAFNREICTPSVTLEGDIFQPSGLLTGGSRKGGGNLLRQLHELAEAESNLLLHQRKLSEIETKITDLLPVHKKFVDLKKQLELKQYDLSLFQGRAEQNEHHKGHGNERERLIMEQEAVIKEQTSLESQLNSLRMQINHLNLEVEEQKMKVVSIRKNHDQAQSELDLIRKKMKECDSQISSILKEQQKLEHKVGERKLERKKLENEVKRMEMEQKDCSMKVDKLVEKHAWIASEKQLFGRSGTDYDFMSCDPCKAREELEKLQAEQSGLEKRVNKKVMAMFEKAEDEYNDLMSKKNIIENDKSKIKKVIEELDEKKKETLKVTWVKVNNDFGSIFSTLLPGTMAKLEPPEGCSFLDGLEVRVAFGGVWKQSLSELSGGQRSLLALSLILALLLFKPAPLYILDEVDAALDLSHTQNIGRMIKAHFPHSQFIVVSLKEGMFNNANVLFRTKFVDGVSTVQRTVAAKQNK, encoded by the exons ATGTATATCAAGGAGATATGTTTAGAAGGGTTCAAATCATATGCGACGCGGACAGTGGTCCAGGGTTTCGATCCTTTCTTTAATGCAATAACGGGATTGAATGGGTCAGGCAAGTCGAATATCCTTGATTCGATCTGCTTTGTGTTGGGTATAACAAATTTGCAGCAGGTTCGTGCAGCGAACCTCCAGGAGCTGGTTTACAAGCAAGGGCAGGCTGGCATCACTAAGGCTACAGTGTCTATTGTGTTTGATAACTCTGATAGGAGCAGGAGTCCTCTAGGATATGAGGATCATTCAGAGATCACAGTAACAAGACAG ATTGTGGTTGGTGGAAGGAACAAGTATCTGATTAATGGAAAACTTGCACAGCCTAGTCAAGTTCAAAACCTTTTCCATTCAGTGCAGCTGAATGTTAACAATCCACATTTTCTCATTATGCAAGGACGCATCACAAAGGTCCTAAATATGAAGCCTCCTGAGATTTTATCCATGCTGGAAGAGGCTGCTGGGACTAGAATGTATGAGACAAAGAAAGATGCTGCACTGAAAACACTTGAGAAGAAGCAGAGTAAGGTTGATGAGATTAATAAGCTTCTTGATCAGGAAATACTTCCTGCTTTGGAGAAGTTGAGGAAGGAAAGGATGCAATATATGCAGTGGGCCAATGGAAATGCTGAATTAGATCGACTCAAAAGATTTTGCATTGCTTATGAATATGTTCAAGCAGAGAAGATTAGGGACTTTGCAGTTGGTGAGGTGGAACAAATAAAAGCCAAGATTTTTGAGATTGACGATGACAAAGAAAGGACACAGGTGGAAATAAAGGAAATGGAGACAAAAATATCTCAATTGACTGCTGACAAAGAAGCTAGTATGGGTGGGGAAGTAAAAGCTTTGTCAGAGAAAGTACATGCTCTCTCTCAAGATCTTGTGCGAGAAGTATCTGTATTGAACAATAGGGAGGACACTTTAAGGAGTGAAAATGAGAATGCTGAGAAG ATTGTCTGTAGTATTGAAGACTTAAAGCAATCTGTGAAAGAGAGGGCCACTGCTGTGAGAAAGTCTGAAGAAGGAGCAGCTGATCTCAAAAAGAGAGTTGAGGAACTCTCTAAGAGTTTGGAAGGACATGAGAAGGATTACCAA GGCGTCCTAGCTGGGAAGAGCAGTGGAAATGAGGAGAAATGCCTAGAAGATCAACTAGCTGAAGCAAAGGTGGCTGTTGGGAATACAGAAACAGAATTGAAACAGTTGAAAACAAAAATCAGCCATTGCGAAAAAGAGCTAAAAGAGAAAAGGCATCAGTTGATGTCAAAGCGTGAGGAAGAAGTTGCTGCAGAGAATGAGCTTAATGCTAGAAAAAAAGATGTGGAAAATGTTAAATTGGCATTGGAATCTCTTCCATACATAGAGGGCGAGATGGAAGTTTTGCAAAAG GATCGTGCATCTGAAATAGATTTGGTGCAGAAGTTGAAAGACAAAATACGGGATCTTTTAGCACAATTATCAAATGTTCAGTTCACATACTGTGATCCTGTGAAAAACTTTAATAGATCAAAAGTAAAAGGTGTGGTAGCAAAGCTTATCAAAGTAAAGGATAGCTCTACTATGACTGCCTTAGAG GTAACTGCTGGTGGCAAGTTATTTAATGTTGTTGTAGACACCGAAAATACAGGAAAGCAGCTACTTCAAAATGGTGATCTTCGGAGAAGAGTAACAATTATTCCTTTGAACAAAATTCAATCCCATACTGTACCCCAACGAGTTCAGCAGGCAGCTGTTAGATTG GTTGGCAAGGGGAATGCAGAAGTGGCACTTTCTTTAGTTGGTTATGATGAGGATTTACGA AATGCtatggaatatgtttttggttcgACCTTTGTATGCAAAACCACTGATGCAGCAAAGGAG ATTGCTTTTAATCGAGAGATTTGCACTCCCAGTGTCACTCTTGAAGGTGATATATTTCAACCAAGTGGTCTTTTAACTGGTGGCAGCCGAAA GGGTGGTGGCAATCTGTTAAGGCAACTTCATGAATTGGCAGAGGCTGAATCAAACCTTCTACTGCATCAAAGAAAATTATCTGAAATTGAAACAAAG ATTACAGACCTCTTGCCTGTCCATAAAAAGTTTGTGGATCTTAAAAAACAGCTAGAGCTTAAACAGTATGACCTGTCATTATTTCAGGGCAGGGCTGAGCAAAATGAGCATCATAAG GGTCATGGAAACGAAAGAGAAAGACTTATTATGGAACAAGAAGCTGTCATTAAAGAGCAGACATCTTTGGAGAGTCAATTAAATTCTTTGAGAATGCAAATTAATCATCTCAATTTGGAAGTGGAAGAACAAAAAATGAAG GTTGTTTCCATTCGTAAAAATCATGATCAAGCTCAATCTGAGCTTGATTTGATTCGTAAAAAGATGAAGGAATGTGATTCTCAGATTAGTAGCATTCTGAAGGAGCAGCAAAAACTTGAACATAAAGTTGGTGAGAGAAAGCTTGAGAGGAAGAAGCTAGAAAATGAG GTGAAAAGAATGGAAATGGAACAGAAAGATTGCTCTATGAAGGTGGACAAATTAGTTGAGAAGCACGCCTGGATTGCTTCTGAGAAACAGCTATTTGGAAGAAGTGGGACAGATTATGATTTTATGTCCTGTGATCCCTGTAAAGCAAGGGAAGAACTTGAGAAGTTGCAGGCTGAACAATCAGG CCTTGAGAAAAGGGTGAACAAGAAAGTTATGGCGATGTTTGAGAAAGCAGAAGACGAGTACAATGATTTAATGTCCAAAAAAAACATCATCGAG AATGACAAGTCTAAAATCAAGAAGGTGATTGAAGAGCTCGATGAGAAAAAGAAGGAAACTCTAAAAGTTACTTGGGTTAAAGTCAACAA TGATTTTGGATCCATTTTTTCTACCCTATTGCCTGGAACCATGGCAAAACTAGAACCTCCTGAAGGTTGCAGTTTCCTGGATGGTTTGGAGGTTCGTGTTGCATTTGGAGGTGTTTGGAAACAGTCCTTGTCAGAACTGAGTGGAGGTCAACGATCTCTGCTTGCCCTTTCTCTAATATTGGCGCTGCTTCTCTTCAAGCCAGCTCCACTTTATATCCTGGATGAG
- the LOC110658324 gene encoding structural maintenance of chromosomes protein 2-1 isoform X1 produces MYIKEICLEGFKSYATRTVVQGFDPFFNAITGLNGSGKSNILDSICFVLGITNLQQVRAANLQELVYKQGQAGITKATVSIVFDNSDRSRSPLGYEDHSEITVTRQIVVGGRNKYLINGKLAQPSQVQNLFHSVQLNVNNPHFLIMQGRITKVLNMKPPEILSMLEEAAGTRMYETKKDAALKTLEKKQSKVDEINKLLDQEILPALEKLRKERMQYMQWANGNAELDRLKRFCIAYEYVQAEKIRDFAVGEVEQIKAKIFEIDDDKERTQVEIKEMETKISQLTADKEASMGGEVKALSEKVHALSQDLVREVSVLNNREDTLRSENENAEKIVCSIEDLKQSVKERATAVRKSEEGAADLKKRVEELSKSLEGHEKDYQGVLAGKSSGNEEKCLEDQLAEAKVAVGNTETELKQLKTKISHCEKELKEKRHQLMSKREEEVAAENELNARKKDVENVKLALESLPYIEGEMEVLQKDRASEIDLVQKLKDKIRDLLAQLSNVQFTYCDPVKNFNRSKVKGVVAKLIKVKDSSTMTALEVTAGGKLFNVVVDTENTGKQLLQNGDLRRRVTIIPLNKIQSHTVPQRVQQAAVRLVGKGNAEVALSLVGYDEDLRNAMEYVFGSTFVCKTTDAAKEIAFNREICTPSVTLEGDIFQPSGLLTGGSRKGGGNLLRQLHELAEAESNLLLHQRKLSEIETKITDLLPVHKKFVDLKKQLELKQYDLSLFQGRAEQNEHHKLGELVKKIEQELTEANSTVKEKQVLYNECVSMVLMLEKSIKEHDNNREGRLKDLEKKIKALKSEVQLASKDLKGHGNERERLIMEQEAVIKEQTSLESQLNSLRMQINHLNLEVEEQKMKVVSIRKNHDQAQSELDLIRKKMKECDSQISSILKEQQKLEHKVGERKLERKKLENEVKRMEMEQKDCSMKVDKLVEKHAWIASEKQLFGRSGTDYDFMSCDPCKAREELEKLQAEQSGLEKRVNKKVMAMFEKAEDEYNDLMSKKNIIENDKSKIKKVIEELDEKKKETLKVTWVKVNNDFGSIFSTLLPGTMAKLEPPEGCSFLDGLEVRVAFGGVWKQSLSELSGGQRSLLALSLILALLLFKPAPLYILDEVDAALDLSHTQNIGRMIKAHFPHSQFIVVSLKEGMFNNANVLFRTKFVDGVSTVQRTVAAKQNK; encoded by the exons ATGTATATCAAGGAGATATGTTTAGAAGGGTTCAAATCATATGCGACGCGGACAGTGGTCCAGGGTTTCGATCCTTTCTTTAATGCAATAACGGGATTGAATGGGTCAGGCAAGTCGAATATCCTTGATTCGATCTGCTTTGTGTTGGGTATAACAAATTTGCAGCAGGTTCGTGCAGCGAACCTCCAGGAGCTGGTTTACAAGCAAGGGCAGGCTGGCATCACTAAGGCTACAGTGTCTATTGTGTTTGATAACTCTGATAGGAGCAGGAGTCCTCTAGGATATGAGGATCATTCAGAGATCACAGTAACAAGACAG ATTGTGGTTGGTGGAAGGAACAAGTATCTGATTAATGGAAAACTTGCACAGCCTAGTCAAGTTCAAAACCTTTTCCATTCAGTGCAGCTGAATGTTAACAATCCACATTTTCTCATTATGCAAGGACGCATCACAAAGGTCCTAAATATGAAGCCTCCTGAGATTTTATCCATGCTGGAAGAGGCTGCTGGGACTAGAATGTATGAGACAAAGAAAGATGCTGCACTGAAAACACTTGAGAAGAAGCAGAGTAAGGTTGATGAGATTAATAAGCTTCTTGATCAGGAAATACTTCCTGCTTTGGAGAAGTTGAGGAAGGAAAGGATGCAATATATGCAGTGGGCCAATGGAAATGCTGAATTAGATCGACTCAAAAGATTTTGCATTGCTTATGAATATGTTCAAGCAGAGAAGATTAGGGACTTTGCAGTTGGTGAGGTGGAACAAATAAAAGCCAAGATTTTTGAGATTGACGATGACAAAGAAAGGACACAGGTGGAAATAAAGGAAATGGAGACAAAAATATCTCAATTGACTGCTGACAAAGAAGCTAGTATGGGTGGGGAAGTAAAAGCTTTGTCAGAGAAAGTACATGCTCTCTCTCAAGATCTTGTGCGAGAAGTATCTGTATTGAACAATAGGGAGGACACTTTAAGGAGTGAAAATGAGAATGCTGAGAAG ATTGTCTGTAGTATTGAAGACTTAAAGCAATCTGTGAAAGAGAGGGCCACTGCTGTGAGAAAGTCTGAAGAAGGAGCAGCTGATCTCAAAAAGAGAGTTGAGGAACTCTCTAAGAGTTTGGAAGGACATGAGAAGGATTACCAA GGCGTCCTAGCTGGGAAGAGCAGTGGAAATGAGGAGAAATGCCTAGAAGATCAACTAGCTGAAGCAAAGGTGGCTGTTGGGAATACAGAAACAGAATTGAAACAGTTGAAAACAAAAATCAGCCATTGCGAAAAAGAGCTAAAAGAGAAAAGGCATCAGTTGATGTCAAAGCGTGAGGAAGAAGTTGCTGCAGAGAATGAGCTTAATGCTAGAAAAAAAGATGTGGAAAATGTTAAATTGGCATTGGAATCTCTTCCATACATAGAGGGCGAGATGGAAGTTTTGCAAAAG GATCGTGCATCTGAAATAGATTTGGTGCAGAAGTTGAAAGACAAAATACGGGATCTTTTAGCACAATTATCAAATGTTCAGTTCACATACTGTGATCCTGTGAAAAACTTTAATAGATCAAAAGTAAAAGGTGTGGTAGCAAAGCTTATCAAAGTAAAGGATAGCTCTACTATGACTGCCTTAGAG GTAACTGCTGGTGGCAAGTTATTTAATGTTGTTGTAGACACCGAAAATACAGGAAAGCAGCTACTTCAAAATGGTGATCTTCGGAGAAGAGTAACAATTATTCCTTTGAACAAAATTCAATCCCATACTGTACCCCAACGAGTTCAGCAGGCAGCTGTTAGATTG GTTGGCAAGGGGAATGCAGAAGTGGCACTTTCTTTAGTTGGTTATGATGAGGATTTACGA AATGCtatggaatatgtttttggttcgACCTTTGTATGCAAAACCACTGATGCAGCAAAGGAG ATTGCTTTTAATCGAGAGATTTGCACTCCCAGTGTCACTCTTGAAGGTGATATATTTCAACCAAGTGGTCTTTTAACTGGTGGCAGCCGAAA GGGTGGTGGCAATCTGTTAAGGCAACTTCATGAATTGGCAGAGGCTGAATCAAACCTTCTACTGCATCAAAGAAAATTATCTGAAATTGAAACAAAG ATTACAGACCTCTTGCCTGTCCATAAAAAGTTTGTGGATCTTAAAAAACAGCTAGAGCTTAAACAGTATGACCTGTCATTATTTCAGGGCAGGGCTGAGCAAAATGAGCATCATAAG CTTGGTGAGTTAGTGAAGAAGATAGAGCAGGAGCTTACGGAAGCAAATTCCACAGTCAAAGAAAAGCAAGTTTTGTACAATGAATGTGTTAGTATGGTTTTGATGCTTGAGAAATCGATCAAAGAGCATGATAATAATCGAGAAGGCAGGCTGAAAGACTTAGAGAAAAAAATTAAGGCTTTAAAATCTGAAGTGCAGTTAGCTTCAAAGGATCTCAAG GGTCATGGAAACGAAAGAGAAAGACTTATTATGGAACAAGAAGCTGTCATTAAAGAGCAGACATCTTTGGAGAGTCAATTAAATTCTTTGAGAATGCAAATTAATCATCTCAATTTGGAAGTGGAAGAACAAAAAATGAAG GTTGTTTCCATTCGTAAAAATCATGATCAAGCTCAATCTGAGCTTGATTTGATTCGTAAAAAGATGAAGGAATGTGATTCTCAGATTAGTAGCATTCTGAAGGAGCAGCAAAAACTTGAACATAAAGTTGGTGAGAGAAAGCTTGAGAGGAAGAAGCTAGAAAATGAG GTGAAAAGAATGGAAATGGAACAGAAAGATTGCTCTATGAAGGTGGACAAATTAGTTGAGAAGCACGCCTGGATTGCTTCTGAGAAACAGCTATTTGGAAGAAGTGGGACAGATTATGATTTTATGTCCTGTGATCCCTGTAAAGCAAGGGAAGAACTTGAGAAGTTGCAGGCTGAACAATCAGG CCTTGAGAAAAGGGTGAACAAGAAAGTTATGGCGATGTTTGAGAAAGCAGAAGACGAGTACAATGATTTAATGTCCAAAAAAAACATCATCGAG AATGACAAGTCTAAAATCAAGAAGGTGATTGAAGAGCTCGATGAGAAAAAGAAGGAAACTCTAAAAGTTACTTGGGTTAAAGTCAACAA TGATTTTGGATCCATTTTTTCTACCCTATTGCCTGGAACCATGGCAAAACTAGAACCTCCTGAAGGTTGCAGTTTCCTGGATGGTTTGGAGGTTCGTGTTGCATTTGGAGGTGTTTGGAAACAGTCCTTGTCAGAACTGAGTGGAGGTCAACGATCTCTGCTTGCCCTTTCTCTAATATTGGCGCTGCTTCTCTTCAAGCCAGCTCCACTTTATATCCTGGATGAG